From a region of the Lactuca sativa cultivar Salinas chromosome 4, Lsat_Salinas_v11, whole genome shotgun sequence genome:
- the LOC111879969 gene encoding uncharacterized protein LOC111879969, whose product MASMASSSPSIYKHLYNNNSSIHPKGKLNVIKSRINWSRRFISSSKNNNSDDQQEQVTRREVILRSSEIAVLGAIFHFSGNKPNYLGVQKNPPALALCPATNNCISTSENISDLVHYAPPWNYNPKEGRGSKKPVSKEVAMEELVDVLKSTKPDNFTPRVVEKKDDYIRVEYESPILGFVDDVEFWFPPGKKPVVQYRSASRFGFGSDANKKRVKALRLALEKKGWASEDDF is encoded by the exons ATGGCGTCTATGGCATCATCATCACCAAGCATCTATAAGCATTTGTACAACAACAATAGCTCAATTCACCCAAAAGGTAAATTAAATGTCATAAAAAGTAGAATCAATTGGTCTCGTCGGTTCATATCATCTTCGAAGAACAATAACTCCGACGACCAACAAGAACAAGTAACCCGAAG GGAGGTTATATTGAGGAGCAGCGAAATTGCAGTTCTTGGTGCTATCTTTCACTTTAG TGGAAATAAACCCAATTATCTTGGCGTGCAGAAGAATCCTCCTGCTTTAGCTTTATGCCCTGCAACTAACAATTGCATTTCAACTTCTGAGAATATCAGTGACCTTGTCCACTATGCACCACCTTG GAATTATAATCCAAAGGAAGGGCGTGGAAGCAAGAAACCTGTGAGCAAAGAAGTGGCAATGGAGGAGCTTGTAGATGTG TTAAAATCAACAAAACCTGACAACTTCACACCAAGGGTAGTAGAGAAGAAAGATGATTATATAAGAGTGGAGTATGAAAGCCCGATTTTAGGG TTTGTGGATGATGTTGAGTTTTGGTTTCCTCCTGGGAAGAAACCAGTTGTACAATATCGATCAGCTTCACGTTTCGGATTTGGTTCTGATGCCAACAAAAAGAGAGTCAAG GCATTGAGATTGGCTTTAGAGAAAAAGGGATGGGCTTCTGAAGATGACTTTTAA